From a region of the Flavobacterium branchiarum genome:
- a CDS encoding DUF1896 domain-containing protein, which yields MSTLQKDLSYFRLRLQEHLNSSFPEKASDQKFIDQRSSWAANAYEGAFLSGNAIEQCSEIANYILFEGLHFSRFDTIFQVVCNEFDALMADEELKPFALKMFPVCESVFLKYELTDDFAYCHEFDELYTEITGTISIWIEENGLQ from the coding sequence ATGAGTACACTGCAAAAAGACTTGTCGTATTTCAGACTACGACTGCAAGAACACCTTAACAGCAGCTTCCCCGAAAAAGCAAGCGACCAGAAATTTATTGACCAACGATCTTCATGGGCAGCAAATGCTTATGAAGGAGCATTTCTTTCGGGCAACGCTATAGAGCAATGTAGTGAAATTGCCAATTACATATTATTTGAAGGCTTACATTTCTCCCGTTTCGACACCATTTTTCAAGTGGTTTGCAATGAGTTTGATGCTTTAATGGCAGATGAAGAATTGAAACCATTTGCCCTAAAAATGTTTCCCGTCTGTGAATCTGTTTTCTTGAAATATGAATTAACCGATGATTTCGCATACTGTCATGAGTTTGATGAGCTCTACACAGAAATAACCGGTACCATTTCAATCTGGATAGAGGAAAATGGGCTTCAGTAA
- a CDS encoding TetR/AcrR family transcriptional regulator produces the protein MVRSEKTRQYIIEKTASIFNKKGYTGTYLSDLTDATGLTKGSIYGNFKDKNEVAVEAFRYNYKFQSEKILGKINQIEHSAEKMIAFLGHYKTEFKPIFQNGGCAILNTSVDADDGNDLLKMEVTKSIQSWHKTIVSILEDGANKNEIKNLDASVFAYRLIALIEGSILLAKTLEKPEILMESIDFLQSEINSLKI, from the coding sequence ATGGTAAGATCAGAAAAAACACGACAATACATTATTGAAAAAACAGCTTCAATTTTCAACAAAAAGGGATATACAGGGACGTATTTATCCGATTTGACTGATGCAACAGGCTTGACAAAAGGTAGTATTTATGGAAACTTCAAAGACAAAAATGAGGTTGCTGTAGAAGCTTTTAGATACAATTACAAATTCCAATCTGAAAAAATACTCGGCAAAATAAATCAAATAGAGCATTCAGCCGAAAAAATGATTGCATTCTTAGGTCATTACAAAACGGAATTTAAGCCAATATTCCAAAACGGAGGTTGTGCCATCTTGAATACATCCGTTGACGCAGATGATGGAAATGATTTGCTAAAAATGGAGGTCACTAAATCAATCCAAAGTTGGCACAAGACCATTGTCTCCATACTGGAAGATGGTGCCAATAAAAATGAAATAAAAAATTTGGATGCGAGTGTTTTTGCATATCGGTTAATTGCTCTGATTGAAGGAAGTATTTTGCTAGCAAAAACACTTGAAAAACCAGAAATATTGATGGAAAGCATCGATTTTTTACAGTCTGAAATTAATAGTCTGAAAATTTAA
- the fabF gene encoding beta-ketoacyl-ACP synthase II — translation MERVVITGLGAITPIGKNTMEYWNNLLNGDSGADKITRFDTTNFKTKFACEIKNYEALDYFDRKEARKMDRFTQYGLICVDEAVKDAELDFSKLNVNRIGVIFSSGIGGFETFEHEVIDYAKGNFQPKFNPFFITKIISNGLSGIISINYGLRGVNYCPVTACASSTQSIIQAFNYIRLGKADIVITGGSEAPITASSIGGFNAMKAMSTNNENFGTASRPFDTSRDGFVVGEGAGALIVESLGSAIKRGAKIYAEIVGGGESSDAYHITGTHPEGTGAFLAMREGIKEANLNPNNIDYVNAHATSTGLGDLSEIKAIEKLFSSNLDKIQVSASKSMTGHLLGGTGAIEAISTCLSVKTDLIPPTINTTEIDENIPKELNLSLGSKAFSKTVNYALSNSFGFGGHCGALILKKYIY, via the coding sequence ATGGAAAGAGTAGTTATCACAGGATTAGGAGCAATTACTCCTATTGGAAAAAACACAATGGAATATTGGAACAACTTGCTTAACGGAGACTCTGGTGCCGACAAAATAACGCGTTTTGACACAACAAATTTCAAGACAAAATTTGCATGTGAAATCAAGAATTATGAGGCTTTAGATTACTTCGATCGGAAAGAAGCAAGAAAAATGGACAGATTTACGCAGTACGGACTTATTTGCGTAGATGAAGCTGTAAAAGATGCAGAATTAGATTTTTCGAAATTGAATGTAAACCGGATAGGTGTCATTTTTTCCAGTGGAATTGGTGGCTTTGAAACGTTCGAGCATGAAGTCATCGATTATGCAAAAGGTAATTTTCAACCAAAGTTTAATCCATTTTTTATTACCAAGATCATTTCTAATGGCTTGTCTGGTATAATTTCTATCAATTACGGATTAAGGGGAGTTAATTATTGCCCTGTTACCGCTTGTGCTTCTTCTACACAAAGCATTATTCAGGCATTTAATTACATCCGTTTAGGCAAAGCGGATATCGTTATTACGGGCGGTTCTGAAGCTCCCATAACAGCATCTTCCATTGGCGGGTTCAACGCGATGAAGGCCATGTCGACCAATAATGAAAATTTCGGTACTGCTTCAAGGCCTTTTGATACAAGCCGTGATGGATTTGTGGTCGGTGAAGGAGCCGGGGCTTTGATTGTCGAAAGCTTAGGCTCGGCAATAAAAAGAGGAGCTAAAATTTACGCGGAAATTGTAGGTGGTGGAGAAAGTTCAGATGCCTATCACATTACGGGAACGCATCCCGAAGGAACTGGGGCATTTTTGGCCATGAGGGAAGGTATAAAAGAAGCCAACTTAAATCCAAATAATATTGATTATGTTAATGCACATGCGACATCGACTGGACTTGGTGATTTATCAGAAATTAAAGCGATTGAGAAATTATTTTCATCAAACCTTGATAAAATTCAGGTAAGTGCTTCAAAATCTATGACTGGGCATTTATTGGGAGGTACAGGTGCTATTGAAGCCATTTCAACTTGTTTAAGCGTAAAAACCGATTTAATTCCACCAACTATAAATACGACCGAAATTGATGAAAATATACCAAAAGAATTAAATCTGTCCTTAGGTAGTAAGGCGTTTTCAAAAACGGTGAATTATGCCTTGAGCAACAGCTTTGGGTTTGGGGGACATTGTGGAGCTTTAATCTTAAAAAAATACATTTACTAA
- a CDS encoding histone H1, producing MKELIEKINASFEALKVDAELQADKGNKAAGTRARKTSLELEKLLKEFRKASLDASKA from the coding sequence ATGAAAGAACTAATCGAAAAAATCAATGCTTCATTTGAAGCGTTAAAAGTAGATGCTGAATTACAGGCAGACAAAGGAAACAAAGCAGCAGGAACAAGAGCTCGTAAAACCTCTTTAGAACTTGAAAAACTGCTAAAAGAATTTAGAAAAGCATCTTTAGATGCTTCTAAGGCATAA